Below is a genomic region from Persicimonas caeni.
GGGTCACCTGGACGAGTTATACGCCACGGCGCTGCGCTACACCAAAAACGAAAAGGACGCCGAAGATCTCGTCCAAGAGACCTTCTTGAAGGCGTATAATAATTGGGACCGGTTCGAGCAGGGCACCAACTGCCGTGCCTGGTTGTTCACGATCCTGACCAATACATTCATCAACAAGTATCGTCGCAAGAAGAAGGAGCGCGAGATCCTCAATGCGGACGACCTGCGTCCCATTGAGCAGTACTTCTTCAACCGCGAGAAGACCAACTTTTATGACAACCCCGAGCGCGAAACGCTGCACAAAGCGTTCAGCAAGGACGTCAAAGAGGCGCTCGAGTCACTCAGCGAGGAGTTTCGGATGGTCGTGGTCTTGGCCGACCTGAACGACTTCTCCTACAAGGAAATCGCGCATATCTTGGACTGCCCGGTGGGCACGGTGATGAGCCGGCTGTTCCGAGGCCGCAAGATGATGCGCCAGGCACTGGTCGACACCGCCTACGAGCGCGGCATCATCCGCGACCGTGAGCCGTTTTTGTACGACGACTCCAACCGCACCCGTCGCTCGGTGCGCAAGGCCAAGCTCAAGGAGCGCCGCAGCGACGAGAAAGAAGTCGCCTAAGGCGGATCACTCGCCCAGCGATGTAGCAGCCATCGAGGCGGCGTCGAAAGACGTCGCCTCGGCTGTTTCTTGTGCAGTTTCTTGCGAGTTGACCCGGGAGGGAGTGGCGGGTCGCGAGATCCCTTCGAGCGCCTTCCAGCGCTGGGCCTTGGAGGACTGGCCCTGACGGTCGCGCGCGATCTCGCGCACGAAAACCTCGACGACCTGCGGGTCGAATTGGGTGCCCGCGAACGCCTCGAGCTCACGCACGGCCACGTCGTGCGGCAGCGCGCGTCGGTAGGCGCGGTGGGAGGTCATCGCGTCGTAGGTGTCGGCCACGGACAAGATCCGCGCCATCAGCGGCGTCTCTTCGCCGACCAACCCCAACGGATATCCCTTGCCGTCCCAACGCTCGTGGTGGTGGTAGACCCCGGGGATGAGCTCGTGCATGAACTCGATCGGCTCGAGCATCCATTTGCCACGGGTGGTGTGGCTCTTGAACATCTCGTACTCCGACTCGGTCAGCGGCTCGGCCTTGTTGAGGTCCTCGAAGCGAATGCCGAGCTTGCCGATATCGTGCACGAGCGCGGCGTCGGCGATGGTGTCGACTTGCTCGTCGCTCAGCCCCATCCCCTCGGCGATCATACGCGCATAGCGGCTGACCCGCTCGGAGTGGCCGCGTGTGTAGGGATCTTTGTCTTCGAGTAGATTCGCAAACGCCTGCACCGTCTGCTTGAGCACGTCCTTGAGGTGGACGTTTTCGGCCTCCAGGCGCTTTTGCTCGAGCCCCCGCTCCAAAAGCCCGATGACCTCGCGCACCTTGAACGGCTTGAGCACGTAGTCGTACGCCCCGTTTCGCATCGCCGCGGTCGCGGTCTCGACCGTGCCGTACCCGGTCATCATCACCGGCACGAGGTGCGGGGCGAGTTCTCCGAAGCGCGCGAGCACCTCGAGTCCGTCCATCCCCGGCATCTTCAAGTCGATGAGCGCGGCGTCGAATCGCTGCGCCACGATGGCTTCGAGCGCCGCCTCACCGTTGGCCACCGCCACCACATCATAGCCCTCCACCGTCATGAAGTCCTCGAGGACTTCGCGAATGCTACGCTCGTCGTCGACGACGAGGACTCTTGTGGGGGCTTGGGATGACATACAGCGTCTGCGTAAAAAAGAAAGCAATGCAAGCAGTTGCGACTGTGCCGAAATGTAGCACACGGTGGGTCAGTGCGTCAAATTTTGAGGGAGCTCGTCCGAGCTAAAAGAGCATGCCTTGTAGAATTGCAGCGCCAGCTATTAGGGGCATGGGCTGAACTACGCCCACGCGGAACAACAATTTGAGGGTCGTGTCATCAACCACATGAGCCGCATCGAGACGACACTCAAACAAATAAGCCGCATTGAAACGACCCTCTAATTGCAGTTCCGCGCCGCTGTTCAGGCGCGCCCTAATAGCCGGCGCTGCGCTCCTGCCCCCCCTCCGTTCTTGCCACACTCCCGTCGCCTCATGTAAACCATACGAAACACAACTTGCGACGTTGGTCTCATGAATACCCTTTCCAAAGCCATCCTTCCTCTC
It encodes:
- a CDS encoding sigma-70 family RNA polymerase sigma factor, which gives rise to MIKLNQFNRELGEGADDSKMMVFQETAMGHLDELYATALRYTKNEKDAEDLVQETFLKAYNNWDRFEQGTNCRAWLFTILTNTFINKYRRKKKEREILNADDLRPIEQYFFNREKTNFYDNPERETLHKAFSKDVKEALESLSEEFRMVVVLADLNDFSYKEIAHILDCPVGTVMSRLFRGRKMMRQALVDTAYERGIIRDREPFLYDDSNRTRRSVRKAKLKERRSDEKEVA
- a CDS encoding HD domain-containing phosphohydrolase, which gives rise to MSSQAPTRVLVVDDERSIREVLEDFMTVEGYDVVAVANGEAALEAIVAQRFDAALIDLKMPGMDGLEVLARFGELAPHLVPVMMTGYGTVETATAAMRNGAYDYVLKPFKVREVIGLLERGLEQKRLEAENVHLKDVLKQTVQAFANLLEDKDPYTRGHSERVSRYARMIAEGMGLSDEQVDTIADAALVHDIGKLGIRFEDLNKAEPLTESEYEMFKSHTTRGKWMLEPIEFMHELIPGVYHHHERWDGKGYPLGLVGEETPLMARILSVADTYDAMTSHRAYRRALPHDVAVRELEAFAGTQFDPQVVEVFVREIARDRQGQSSKAQRWKALEGISRPATPSRVNSQETAQETAEATSFDAASMAATSLGE